GCATTGCTCTTGGGGCCAGACTTATAGGTGTTGCTGCAGTTGTTCTTAGGGCTTTTTACAATTTGGGAGAAGATGCTGTATTTAGTCTTTTTTCTGATTATGAGCATATTTTAAAAATGTCTATGTTTTTAAGTGGAAGTAAAAATTTATCAGAGCTTAGGAATAATAAGTATTTTTTGAGTAGCTATTTGCTTTCTGAGTTTGGAGTTTTTAAGCAGTTTTATGAAACTTAGTAAAAATTTTAGGCATAAAAGTATTTTAGAAAAAAGGCAAGAGATAAAAAGTTTTTTGGGATTATCTTTTAAAGATTTTTTTTACAATAATGTCAATGAAGATTTTCTTTTTAATATAATAGAAAATTATATTGGATATTTATCTTTTCCTATTGGAATTGTAAAAAATTTAAAAATAAATGGTACATATTATTCTTTACCTATTGCAACAGAAGAATCTTCTGTTGTTGCTGCTTTAAATTTTGCGGCAAAAATTCTTAAAAATGCTGATTTGAGTTATTCTTTGGGGGAAGTATTGGGAATTTCTCAAATTTATATAAAATCGGGAAAAGATTTAAGTAAAATTTTGATTCATCTTGGCGATAAAATCAAGACTTGGATTGAACCTCTTTTAATTAATATGAATCAGAGAGGGGGTGGATTTAGAAGACTGTCAACAAGGTATATTGAAGAGCTTGGTATTCAAAAATTGAATCTTTATGTGGATACTTGTGATGCTATGGGCGCTAATTTGCTAAACTCAATTGCAGAACGTGTGGCAGAATATATTTTTTTAGAGTTTGGATATGAGTGTGTTTTGAAAGTTTTAAGCAATGATATTGGTGAATTTACAGTTAAAGCTCGTTTTATTTTAGATTTTGACCATTTATTGTCAAGTAAAGATGATTCTTGGAATTTGGCTAAAAAAATTGAACTTATTTCTAGCATAGGTTTTTACGAGGAGGAGAGGGCTGTTACTAATAATAAAGGCATTATGAATGGAATTACAGGAGTATGTCTTGCGACTTTTAATGATACAAGAGCGCTTGAGGCTTCTGTTCACAGATTTGCTTCAAAGAGCGGGAAATACCTTCCCCTTAGTAAATTTTATACTATCGATAATGCTTTGGTTGGAGAGATTGAACTTCCCTTACAAGTTGGAGTTAAAGGCGGGGCTACATCTTTTAATGAAGCTTCAATTTTAAGTTTTAAAATTATGAATGTAAATAGCAAGAGTGAGTTTATTGGTATTCTCTCTTGTGTGGGACTTGCTAGTAATTTTGCTGCTTTAAGAGCTCTTGCTTTGAATGGGATTCAAAAGGGGCATATGAGATTGCATGTTAATAAAATATTTTACCTTTTAGAGACAAAATATAATATATCTGATTTTGAGAAAG
The nucleotide sequence above comes from Borrelia maritima. Encoded proteins:
- a CDS encoding hydroxymethylglutaryl-CoA reductase, degradative, producing MKLSKNFRHKSILEKRQEIKSFLGLSFKDFFYNNVNEDFLFNIIENYIGYLSFPIGIVKNLKINGTYYSLPIATEESSVVAALNFAAKILKNADLSYSLGEVLGISQIYIKSGKDLSKILIHLGDKIKTWIEPLLINMNQRGGGFRRLSTRYIEELGIQKLNLYVDTCDAMGANLLNSIAERVAEYIFLEFGYECVLKVLSNDIGEFTVKARFILDFDHLLSSKDDSWNLAKKIELISSIGFYEEERAVTNNKGIMNGITGVCLATFNDTRALEASVHRFASKSGKYLPLSKFYTIDNALVGEIELPLQVGVKGGATSFNEASILSFKIMNVNSKSEFIGILSCVGLASNFAALRALALNGIQKGHMRLHVNKIFYLLETKYNISDFEKDKLLLEMKKMNIYSFDFAFKILKKIRLENESKVQG